Proteins from a genomic interval of Arachis hypogaea cultivar Tifrunner chromosome 10, arahy.Tifrunner.gnm2.J5K5, whole genome shotgun sequence:
- the LOC112717194 gene encoding protease Do-like 9, with the protein MIQYGKDYEFDAPVKLLEKHLHAMAQSVDEQLLVIAFNDKPVKNLKGLTTMVENCDDEFLKFDLEYQQIKCTRFSPCNIYVSTL; encoded by the exons ATGATTCAG TATGGTAAAGATTATGAATTTGATGCTCCAGTGAAGCTCCTAGAGAAACATCTACATGCTATGGCACAGTCTGTTGATGAGCAACTTCTT GTTATTGCTTTCAATGATAAGCCTGTGAAGAATTTGAAGGGCTTGACCACCATGGTTGAGAACTGTGATGATGAGTTTCTAAAGTTTGATCTGGAATACCAACAGATTAAATGTACTCGCTTTAGTCCTTGTAATATTTATGTTTCAACACTTTAG
- the LOC112718128 gene encoding pathogenesis-related protein 1-like — protein MERMLKLWVVIINFVSVVPWFLLAQNFSKDYLKAHNNARVEVGVKPLKWDPKLESHARKYVKKYIADCKKGLFDVDFAGTYGQNNAYNPGSLSGVAAVDVWVKQKTNYDYKSNSCVDGTMNCNCYAQVVWSVTTRLGCARVKCRNYGGTLVTCLYDPEGNTSDERPYVIH, from the coding sequence ATGGAAAGAATGTTGAAACTTTGGGTAGTGATAATAAATTTTGTGAGTGTAGTTCCGTGGTTTTTATTagctcaaaatttttcaaaagactATCTTAAAGCTCATAATAATGCACGTGTAGAAGTTGGGGTTAAACCACTAAAATGGGATCCGAAGCTTGAATCACACGCACGCAAGTACGTGAAGAAATACATTGCAGACTGCAAAAAAGGGCTTTTTGACGTGGACTTTGCTGGTACATATGGGCAGAACAATGCATATAATCCAGGATCCCTTTCAGGAGTAGCTGCTGTGGATGTGTGGGTGAAGCAGAAAACAAATTATGATTATAAATCCAACTCTTGTGTTGATGGTACCATGAATTGCAATTGTTACGCTCAGGTTGTTTGGAGTGTAACTACTCGACTTGGCTGCGCTAGAGTCAAGTGCCGCAATTATGGAGGCACCCTTGTTACTTGTTTATATGATCCTGAAGGCAACACTTCAGATGAACGCCCCTACGTAATCCATTAA